Proteins co-encoded in one Octopus sinensis linkage group LG6, ASM634580v1, whole genome shotgun sequence genomic window:
- the LOC115213254 gene encoding beta-1,4-galactosyltransferase galt-1-like, with protein sequence MAVCILLALFAACYFLCPLHQFKANDPPVSVSIVLKKKCQQPRNHILVTPNSVVRKTGKKNFTVCLSPLHSNYDRMDELVEWMEVNKLFGADYFIFYNYSISRNVTAIIKKYAEEGLSETVEWKIPFKSEGGSEIHYFGQLAAINDCLYRNMYRTKFIVFIDADEFIIPRKHRNWMTFIDSLKHATNIGAYIFRCTFFRKEWEDAKENFTGKDLAEKYNIVSLLKLDREPKIHPAYIRSKTIVNPLKVETVGIHNIWTFRTGYVASEVGISQGLVHHYRNWENHKDKQKVHDYSILAYKDSIIKRITERWKILEEVLQEVKQ encoded by the exons CATTTTACTTGCTCT atttgcTGCCTGCTACTTCCTCTGTCCACTACACCAATTTAAAGCGAATGATCCACCAGTCAGTGTTTCAATTGTCTTAAAGAAGAAATGCCAGCAACCTAGAAATCACATTTTGGTTACACCAAATTCTGTAGTTAGAAAAACAGGCAAGAAAAACTTTACTGTTTGCCTCAGTCCTTTGCACTCCAACTATGATCGTATGGACGAATTGGTCGAATGGATGGAAGTCAACAAGTTATTTGGTGCCGATTATTTCATCTTTTACAACTACAGTATCAGTCGCAATGTAACtgcaattataaaaaaatacgCAGAAGAAGGTTTGTCAGAGACAGTTGAATGGAAAATACCATTTAAAAGTGAAGGTGGATCAGAGATTCATTATTTTGGTCAGCTCGCTGCTATAAATGACTGTCTTTATAGAAATATGTACAGGACTAAATTTATCGTGTTTATTGATGCAGATGAATTCATAATTCCGAGAAAGCATCGGAATTGGATGACTTTCATTGATAGTTTGAAACACGCCACAAATATAGGTGCATATATTTTCAGGTGTACTTTTTTTCGTAAAGAATGGGAAGATGCGAAAGAAAATTTCACCGGGAAAGACCTAGCTGAAAAATATAACATAGTGTCTTTGTTGAAACTAGATCGAGAGCCGAAAATACATCCTGCGTATATTCGTTCAAAAACTATTGTTAATCCTTTGAAAGTCGAAACAGTGGGAATTCATAATATTTGGACTTTTCGGACTGGGTATGTTGCTTCCGAAGTCGGAATTTCACAGGGGTTGGTACATCACTATCGCAATTGGGAAAatcacaaagacaaacaaaaagtgCATGATTATTCAATACTTGCGTATAAGGATAGCATTATAAAAAGAATTACCGAAAGGTGGAAAATTCTTGAAGAGGTTTTGCAAGAAGTGAagcaataa